TTGTAAGGCATGGTGAGTTTTTAACGGTTTATTCAAACCTTGGTCAACTATTTGTAAAAAAAGGAGATAAAGTAAAGACAAAGCAAAAAATAGGTGTTATTCAAAGTGATGAAAACGGCAAAACGAAACTTCATTTTGAACTTTGGGAAGGAAAGAATATTCAAAATCCCGAATCCTGGATTTTGAAATCAAAATAAAGAAACCAAATCCTGAATTGCTTTCATGTAATTACTAACTTTGTATTCAATAAAAACAAATCACATGATATCAGGCATCATTCTGGGTATTGTAGGACCCTGGCAGATTATAATTATCCTAGTAATCGTTTTACTCCTCTTTGGAGGTAAAAAAATACCTGAACTAATGAAAGGATTGGGTAAAGGTATCCGCGATTTTAAGGATGAAATGGGAAAAAATGACGACGAAACTGAAAAAAAACAGTAATCCGTCAATCCCAAAGATTTTGTAAACAATTAAATACATGCCAGTTATAATTGGCATTACAAAGTCTTTTTTAAATACTACACATGAAAAAAAGGTCTGTAAACAGGTGTTTACAGACCTTTTTTTAACAACACAGATAGTAAAAGCCAATAATAAAAAATCCCCGTAAACTACAGGTTTACAGGGATTTGTGGAGCGTAGGGGAGTCGAACCCCTGACCTTTAGACTGCCAGTCTAACGCTCTAGCCAACTGAGCTAACGCCCCAGTTCACGAAACAGCTACATTTGCCAGAATCGGGATTGCAAAAGTATAAAAATTTCCTGATTTCAAACAATTATTTTTCATTTCTTCGCATCTTTGCAGCGCAAAAAATAGCATACAATGGATAACAAGCGTTTGTTTGCTGCCATAAGGTTCTATCCTGACGAGCAGTTTACAGATACCTATACTCACCTTAAACAGGCACTGGATCACAACATTATTAAGTGGGTTGATATTCAGAATGTGCATATAACCCTGAAATTCATTGGCGAAACTATCCCCGATGAAATTCCTGCACTTCAGGAAGCACTGTCAAAAGCTTGCGAGGGCATATCACCTTTTGAACTTCAAATTGCAAAAACAGGTATTTTCGGAAGTCGATACAATCCCAAAGTTATTTGGTTTGGAATTGATGAAAATCCCATGCTGATGAAGCTGGTAAAACAGGTTTCATTTCAACTTGAAGAGGTTGGCATACTGGGCGACCGGCAAAATTTTGTCCCTCATCTCACCGTTGGAAGAATCAGAGAGATAAGGGACAAAAATCATTTTCAGCAACTGATGGATTGTTTCAGAGACCTTAACCTTCAAAAACAGGCGATTGAAGGATTTGATTTGTATGAGAGCATTTTACAGCGTGAAGGCCCGCAATACAACGTCATTGAATCTTATCGCTTTTAAGGCCATTATTTTAAATCGGCTTCTTCAGATATTTCTTTTGCTTTCTGATTTTTGCTTATTCTGATTTCAAGAATATAATCAAGAATCAAAGCAATACCTCCGAAAAGGGAAACCAGTGAAAAATAAGCGGCTTCTCGTTCCATTGCCCCGGTAGAAACCAGAATATTTGCCAGCAATAATCCTAAACCCACGCCGGTAAAAAGCAAACCATACTTTAGAGATGAAAAATCGTTTGATTTTTTCTCAAAAGAAGTAGGATCAAGGCCACGATCTAAAAGTGCCATTCTCTCTTTTCTGCGGATAAGCAGATAAACAATACCATAAATAGTTGCAAAAATGGTAGCTGGAATCAGGAACTCATTCATAATTATAAAATTTTAAGGTTGTTCTTTGTGTTCGCTGCCTTTTTGACGCTACCATAAATAAGAGGTTACAATTATACTTTGAATTTAATCTAATCTGCTGTAATTTAGCATGAGGCGATTATTTTTAAGTTCTTAATGCCATTATTGTAACCCATACATAAACCTGACGTCTAACCAACAAATGAATCAACCGGACGATAATCATTTAATACAGCAGGTGCTCGATGGAAATACGGGCGCATACTCCTTGATTGTTGACCGGTATAAAGACCTGGTTTATACTGTTGTAATAAAAATAATACGTAACCGTGAAGAAGCTGAAGAAGCCGCTCAGGATACCTTTCTTAAAGCTTTTCATGCATTACCTTCATTTAAACGGGAGGCCAAATTTACTACCTGGCTGTTCAGAATTGCCTACAATACAGCAATTTCAAGAACCCGAAAGAAACAACTGACCACCACGGCCATTGACGATAAAATGATTGAAAACTACAGTACCGATGAAATAAAAGAAAATATCGGTCAACTGAATGAAGAAGAGCAGTCAAGAATGCTTCAAATCGCTATTAAAACACTTGCTTCTGATGAACAATTGCTGATAAATTTGTTCTATCACAACCATCAAAGCATTGAAGAAATTGCTTCCATTACCGGACTCTCTGACACGAATGTAAAAGTTAAACTTCACAGAATCAGAAAGAAACTTTACATGCAAATGCAATCGAATATGCAGCCCATGCTGTCTTAATTTTGTTTACTAATTTTGTAGCCATGAAATCTGATAACCATATCGAAGACCTGAATGACAAACTGCTTTTTGATCTGATAGGAAACCTTCCGTTGGAGAAAGCACCTGAAGGTTTCAATGCAGGTATTATGCAACAAATATATTCAGGGGTTGAACCCTTTGAATACACTCCTGAATACCGCCGACAGATGCTATGGGCTTATATTGCCATTGGAGTAACTGTATTGCTGGCTGTTTTCATGCTGTTTGCACAATGGCCGTTTCTAAAAATTAGTTTTCTTTCAACCCCTGAACAACTGCGCGATTTGCTAAATGCAAGCCTGGGTATTTTTGATGGATTCAGCAAAGTGTTGTCTTTTGTAAAAAGCTCATCTTCAGTGTTTATTATTTTTATTGCATTAACCTTGCTACTCATCTTTGAAAGACTTTTCAGAAAAGGCATTTCATCCGACCGCTCTTTTACCTTCTGATTTGAATTTATGTTTCCTGATGAAATCAAACAATTTATTGAAAAATGGTTGTCTGCTGAAATTTCTACAGATTCTAGAATTATTGAAGTAAATCCATTATCGGGTGGTTCAATTCATGAGGCTTTTAGTATCCTGACCCCCTCAGGAAAGTACTTTCTGAAATATAATATAGCGGGCCGGTATCCAAACATGTTTTCCGCTGAAGCAAAAGGACTTGATATTTTAAAAAAGACTTTATGCATTGATGTTCCACATGTTTTCCTTACAACAGAAACCGGAAGGTTTACTTTTATTCTGGAAGAATTTGTAGAAAGTGGCAAACCTCAACAGGATTTTTATGCCATTTTTGGCCAACAACTTGCCGCTTTGCATACACATTCGTCCGAAACATTTGGACTAGACCACCATAATTATATCGGAACTATTTCACAATCAAACAATCAACACGGTACATGGCTTGATTTCATGATAAATGAAAGATTGCTTCCTTTGCTGAAAATTGCGGTTGATCAGGGGAAATTAAATATGACCGATTCAAGAAAATTTCACAGTTTATTTAATTACCTGCCAGAAATCATACCGCTGGAAAAACCAGCCCTGTTGCATGGAGATTTATGGAGCGGTAATTATTTAACAGGAAAACAAGGTTTGCCCTGCATTTTTGACCCAGCTGTATATTTTGGTCATCGTGAAATGGATATAGCTATGACCAGGTTATTCGGTGGGTTTTCAGCTGATTTTTATGAATCATACAATGCTTTTTTCCCTTTAGAGCCCGGATGGAAAAATCGAACATCTATTTTTCAACTTTATCCTTTACTGGTACATGCTATTCTTTTTGGAGGAAGTTATACAGCTGAAATCAGACAAACCATCGGAAAATTCTAATTAAAAGCCTTTTACCACACAAATACTGACTCATTTTTGATTAAACAAATAAGGCCTGTAAGTATTCACAGGTCTTAATCATTAATTGCATAAAATCACTTAATTTTTCCTTCTCTTCGCTCTTCCCACAACTGTTTAAAATTACGTTCACTTATCTGAGGTAATTTTCTTCTTGGTCCCCATGATTTAGCAAAAGCAACATTTAACAACGTATTTTTCAAACTTGCGCTGCCGGTATCCATCCACTTCCGGTTAAGCATTATATTTTTCCAGCCGATCATGGATAAACGCTCAAATACAGTATAATAACCAGCCTTAACACTATCACGTCGGTTAAAAAGCAATAATTCATGCAGGTTAATCTTAACAGGACAAACTTCAGTACAACTGCCACACAACGAAGAAGAGAAACTGAGATGTTTATAATCATTCAACCCTTTTAACCATGGAGAAATAACTGAGCCAATTGGACCCGTATAAGTGGTTCCATATGCATGACCTCCAATAGTTTTGTAAACAGGACAAGTATTGAGACAAGCACCACAACGTATACAACTTAAAGCACGGCGCTGGTGTTTTTGTGCCAATACTTCCGACCGTCCATTATCAAGTAAAATCACATACATTTCTTCAGGTCCGTCAGATTCACCCTCTTTACGCGGACCGCTCAGAATACTATTGTAGGCAGAAATATTTTGACCTGTACCGTGCGTTGCCAATAAAGGCCAGAAAAGATTCAGATTTTTAATTGATGGAATTACTTTTTCAATACCGACAATGACAATATGAACTTTTGGAAAACTTACACTCAGCAGACCATTTCCTTCATTTTCGGTTAAGCAAACAGAACCAGTATCGGCCAAAATAAAATTAGCTCCTGTAATCCCGATATCAGCATTAAAAAACTTTGTCCTCAATTTATTTCTAACAAAAGCAGTAATTTCCTGTGGTGTACTATTGGGCTTCAATCCGAATTTTTCCTGAAATAATTTAGCTACATCTTCCTTCGATTTATGCATCGCAGGAGTTACAATGTGATACGGATGTTCACCTGCCAGTTGTACAATATACTCGCCAAGGTCTGTTTCAAGTGATTCAACACCAATACTTTCAAGAAAATTATTTAAATCAAGCTCTTCTGAAACCATTGATTTGGATTTTACAACAGAAACAGCTTCATGTTTTTTAACAATTTCTCCTATTTCTTTAAGAGCCTCATTACAATCAAGCGCCCAAATTACTTTCCCGCCATTTTTTTCAAAATTACTTTCAAATTCTATCAGATATTTATCCAGATCATTAATAACCTTATACTTCAGGTGAGCAGCACGTTGCCGGGCCAATTCCAGATTTGCAAACTGGAGCTTACCTCGTTTAACAGCATCATCATAACGACTGATATTGAAGGCAATTTTTTTTCTATGCTCAGTATTCAGTGCTTTTGATTCAGCGTCTTTCTTAAACTTATTATAAATTTCAGTCATGCCTTCATTATAGCAGGTTCGATATTTTATCCACTCTCAACTGGTGTCTTCCTCCTTCAAAGTCAGTATGCAGAAAAAGTTTCACCGCTTTAATTGCATCATCAAAATCGATAAAACGTCCCGGTAAAGAAAGTATATTTGCATCGTTGTGTCTCCGCGTAAGCTCAGCCTGTTCACTGTTCCAGCAAAGAGCAGCTCTTACACCGGGATATTTGTTAACAACCATGTTTACGCCATTTCCGCTACCGCATATCACTATGCCACGCTGATAGACGTTTTCATTGACTGCTTTACCAAGTTTGTGTGCATAATCCGGATAATCAACACTTTCTGTTGAGAATGTTCCGAAATCGTGAAGTAAAAAACCTTCAGATGTTAAAACTTTAATTAAAAATTGTTTGAGTTCAAAACCGGCATGATCACTTGCCAGTGCCAAAGTTTGCGACTTATCCCACATTGTTAATAATTTTTTTGACAAAATTAATCTTTAATCAGGCTTCTCAACGAAGTTCTTTTAAAATTAGTGACTTATGAAATGCCAAAATCCTTGATAAAGATACAGTTGTTTCGTTATCAGATTTTTAGATTTTGTTAACATTATTTTGTTAATTGTGGATTAATTTTGTTACAATTTTCTGAAAACATTTCATGAAACAGTCAAAAACTTCAGTACGCTTGTTGATATTCACATTTGAGCGGTATTTATTACAAACAATCAACAATTGATTAACCACTTTTTTGATGTTTATCAATGCAAATGAACAGTTGATTAACATTAATGAACCAATTGTTAATAAAGACACAATAAATTGAAAACCAATACCTCACTTGTTTTCTGATTGTTCATAAACTTTTAACAAACTGCTCATAGTGAAAAAAACAAGAAAAAAATTGAACAAGTTGCCAACACAACTAACAGCCCTAATAATAATAATGATTATTTAAATAATATTTTATTAATAAAAACCGGAAGATGGAAACCCTCATAACTTCAAAAAAAAATGAGCCTGCACAGGCTGAACTTTTGGAAGGCATTAAAAGATTGCAAAAAGAAAAGAATGCGATAATACTTGCACATTATTATCAGGTACCCGAAATTCAGGATTTGGCCGATTTTGTGGGCGATAGTTTGCAATTATCACAAAAAGCTTCGGAAACCAACGCTGATATTATCGTATTTGCAGGTGTACATTTTATGGCTGAAACTGCAAAAATTCTCAGTCCTGACAAAAAAGTTTTGTTGCCCGATCTTCAAGCCGGATGTTCATTGGCCGACAGTTGCCCTCCAGCTGCCTTCAGAGACTTTATTGATGCCTACCCGGGGCATAAGGTGATTTCATATATAAATTGCTCTGCTGCCATTAAAACCATGTCAGACGTAATTTGTACATCCAGCAATGCTCAAATGATTGTTAACTCATTTGCTGCTGATGAAAAACTGATTTTTGCGCCTGATAAAAATCTTGGAGCATATATCAACAGCAAATTAAACCGCAATATGGTTCTTTGGGATGGTAGTTGCCATGTGCATAATCAGCTGAGTGATGAAAAAGTGATTCAAC
The genomic region above belongs to Lentimicrobiaceae bacterium and contains:
- the tatA gene encoding twin-arginine translocase TatA/TatE family subunit, which produces MISGIILGIVGPWQIIIILVIVLLLFGGKKIPELMKGLGKGIRDFKDEMGKNDDETEKKQ
- the nadA gene encoding quinolinate synthase NadA — translated: METLITSKKNEPAQAELLEGIKRLQKEKNAIILAHYYQVPEIQDLADFVGDSLQLSQKASETNADIIVFAGVHFMAETAKILSPDKKVLLPDLQAGCSLADSCPPAAFRDFIDAYPGHKVISYINCSAAIKTMSDVICTSSNAQMIVNSFAADEKLIFAPDKNLGAYINSKLNRNMVLWDGSCHVHNQLSDEKVIQLKIENPDARLIAHPECRGPVLALADFVGSTAAMLEFTKSDKNQRYIVATETGIIHQMQKYSPEKEFIVVPSDETCSCNDCPFMKMNTVQKLYDCLQNETPEILLNREIIEKARLPILRMLEISKAANLIK
- the thpR gene encoding RNA 2',3'-cyclic phosphodiesterase: MDNKRLFAAIRFYPDEQFTDTYTHLKQALDHNIIKWVDIQNVHITLKFIGETIPDEIPALQEALSKACEGISPFELQIAKTGIFGSRYNPKVIWFGIDENPMLMKLVKQVSFQLEEVGILGDRQNFVPHLTVGRIREIRDKNHFQQLMDCFRDLNLQKQAIEGFDLYESILQREGPQYNVIESYRF
- the rpiB gene encoding ribose 5-phosphate isomerase B gives rise to the protein MWDKSQTLALASDHAGFELKQFLIKVLTSEGFLLHDFGTFSTESVDYPDYAHKLGKAVNENVYQRGIVICGSGNGVNMVVNKYPGVRAALCWNSEQAELTRRHNDANILSLPGRFIDFDDAIKAVKLFLHTDFEGGRHQLRVDKISNLL
- a CDS encoding iron-sulfur cluster-binding protein, coding for MTEIYNKFKKDAESKALNTEHRKKIAFNISRYDDAVKRGKLQFANLELARQRAAHLKYKVINDLDKYLIEFESNFEKNGGKVIWALDCNEALKEIGEIVKKHEAVSVVKSKSMVSEELDLNNFLESIGVESLETDLGEYIVQLAGEHPYHIVTPAMHKSKEDVAKLFQEKFGLKPNSTPQEITAFVRNKLRTKFFNADIGITGANFILADTGSVCLTENEGNGLLSVSFPKVHIVIVGIEKVIPSIKNLNLFWPLLATHGTGQNISAYNSILSGPRKEGESDGPEEMYVILLDNGRSEVLAQKHQRRALSCIRCGACLNTCPVYKTIGGHAYGTTYTGPIGSVISPWLKGLNDYKHLSFSSSLCGSCTEVCPVKINLHELLLFNRRDSVKAGYYTVFERLSMIGWKNIMLNRKWMDTGSASLKNTLLNVAFAKSWGPRRKLPQISERNFKQLWEERREGKIK
- a CDS encoding fructosamine kinase family protein, encoding MFPDEIKQFIEKWLSAEISTDSRIIEVNPLSGGSIHEAFSILTPSGKYFLKYNIAGRYPNMFSAEAKGLDILKKTLCIDVPHVFLTTETGRFTFILEEFVESGKPQQDFYAIFGQQLAALHTHSSETFGLDHHNYIGTISQSNNQHGTWLDFMINERLLPLLKIAVDQGKLNMTDSRKFHSLFNYLPEIIPLEKPALLHGDLWSGNYLTGKQGLPCIFDPAVYFGHREMDIAMTRLFGGFSADFYESYNAFFPLEPGWKNRTSIFQLYPLLVHAILFGGSYTAEIRQTIGKF
- a CDS encoding RNA polymerase sigma factor — encoded protein: MNQPDDNHLIQQVLDGNTGAYSLIVDRYKDLVYTVVIKIIRNREEAEEAAQDTFLKAFHALPSFKREAKFTTWLFRIAYNTAISRTRKKQLTTTAIDDKMIENYSTDEIKENIGQLNEEEQSRMLQIAIKTLASDEQLLINLFYHNHQSIEEIASITGLSDTNVKVKLHRIRKKLYMQMQSNMQPMLS